The following nucleotide sequence is from Chloracidobacterium validum.
AATTGACGAATCCGACATTGGCCGCAGCTAGGGCGTGACCCCCGGTTGGGCGAGCTGGGGACGCTCGCGCTACGTTTCGGCTGCTGTCAACTTAGCCGCCAGGGACTTTTGAGCAAGGGGAGCCATGGGTACGGGAAACGGACATCACCCGCGACGATTGGATACTTGTCTGGTTATTGCCGTCGCCAATCAAAAAGGGGGCGTTGGAAAGACGACAACTTCCATCAACCTGGCGGCTGGGCTGGCGATTCGTGGGCGGCGAACGCTCCTACTGGACCTCGACCCACAGGCGAATAGCACGCTTTCTTACCTGCCTTATGAGTCGGCTGGGCTGTCTGCCTATGACGTTCTCACGGATGTCAAGCTTGACCCATTGAGCGTGGTGCAGCCCAGCCCCGTGCCAGGTCTGGACCTGCTCCCGGCGCGGATCAGTCTGGCAAAGCTCGAATCCCGATTGGTGGGCGAGTTTGACGCCCCGTATCGCCTCAAGGATCGGCTTGAGCCACTGCGGAAAACCTATGATGCCATCATCATTGACACGCCCCCCACCCTAGGGCTGATCACGGTCAATGCATTAGTGGCTGCTTCGCACGTGCTCATCCCGATCCAGTCATCGTACTTTGCCATGGAAGGGACGGACGACCTGCTGGAGACGATTGACAAGGTCAAGGCGCGCCCGAATCCGAACTTGCAGGTGCTGGGCGTTGTCATTACGCTTCATGACAAGCGGACGGCGCTGGCCCGGGATATTTATCGGCAGATATACGAAGTGTTTGGCGACAAGGTATTTGAAACCGTGATTTCCAAATCGGTGCGGCTCGAGGAAAGCCCGGCGTACCGTGAGTCCATTTTTACGTTCGCGCCCCAGTCGAGTGGCGCGGTTGAGTACGCCAAGCTCTGTGAGGAGGTATTGCGTCGTGTCTAAGCGGGGATTGCCGGCTACGGTGCGCATGCGCCATGAGTCTCATTACGTCGAAGACCTGTGGACGCGCACGGGCGCACCCATTGGGCGCATGATTCCAATTGACCGACTTGAGCCGAATCCGGCGCAGCCGCGCATCGAGTTTGGCGACTTGGAAGAGTTGACCAACTCCATCCGGGAAAAGGGCGTTCTGGAACCGTTGCTGGTGCGTCCGGCTGAGGTTGGCGGGCGGTTTATGATTATTTCCGGTGAGCGCCGGTATCGAGCCAGCT
It contains:
- a CDS encoding ParA family protein, yielding MGTGNGHHPRRLDTCLVIAVANQKGGVGKTTTSINLAAGLAIRGRRTLLLDLDPQANSTLSYLPYESAGLSAYDVLTDVKLDPLSVVQPSPVPGLDLLPARISLAKLESRLVGEFDAPYRLKDRLEPLRKTYDAIIIDTPPTLGLITVNALVAASHVLIPIQSSYFAMEGTDDLLETIDKVKARPNPNLQVLGVVITLHDKRTALARDIYRQIYEVFGDKVFETVISKSVRLEESPAYRESIFTFAPQSSGAVEYAKLCEEVLRRV